GCACTGCTTGGCTCTTAGGGGGCCCTGCGACAAAATAATGATAGCAATAAAGGCTGACATTGGATGAGCTTCCTAACTTATGGGATTAGCTTCCTATAGCGCTACGCGCATACGTTAGGACAATTTTTAAAGGCAGCATCCACGCATTCTCTGACAGTTTGAAATTCTTTTAATCTCTGTTTCATCCATGTCTTTAAAACAGCCCAC
This Microcoleus sp. AS-A8 DNA region includes the following protein-coding sequences:
- a CDS encoding IS630 family transposase, translated to WAVLKTWMKQRLKEFQTVRECVDAAFKNCPNVCA